In the Streptomyces sp. cg36 genome, one interval contains:
- a CDS encoding lytic transglycosylase: protein MAPQIGRRLRRGATTTAVAAAAVAALSASQGPGVLANNSTGDPAASGAPTPPPGAPASGNSPYYTDLPPLVSPNPPGGTPSTNPPALGADAEGIPATVLDAYKKAEAALARDKAACHLTWQMLAAIGKVESGQANGGRVDANGTTLSPILGPVLNGVGFANISDTDHGLYDGDSVHDRAVGPMQFIPSTWATSGRDGNGDGVKDPNNIYDASLATGYYLCGNRDLSVQAKLDQAILSYNHSQEYLSTVLSWFEFYKRGSHEIPNGTGVLPGNRSDLPGRRPSGTGTGTGPTPTPSPTPSTHTPSPTPKPSKPGPKPTHPEPSKPTPGDSGSPKPLPPTQARTFEDAGTESLTATAGSAFGEQAKVRVKDQLGRPMAKATVRFQIAGSTDAKFPGGATEVTVTTGADGRATAPALRAGEQTGTFTLRATVVGTALPELKWTATVEARQADTLARTDSKELTAAPGAEFANYVEVKATRKGAVVPGIGVSAAMIVTPEKAAPGAAAADPKVNDKGPYFKDDKGNPIRTLKDLKTDADGVLRLPKIYADGQTGTFVLRLTTPGGATLDIQLKVA, encoded by the coding sequence ATGGCACCGCAGATCGGCCGACGGCTGCGCAGGGGAGCGACCACGACCGCGGTGGCCGCCGCGGCGGTGGCGGCACTCTCCGCGTCCCAGGGACCGGGCGTCCTCGCGAACAACTCGACCGGCGATCCCGCCGCGTCCGGCGCCCCGACCCCGCCCCCCGGCGCCCCGGCCAGCGGCAACTCGCCGTACTACACGGACCTTCCGCCCCTCGTCTCCCCGAACCCGCCGGGCGGCACCCCGAGCACCAACCCGCCCGCCCTCGGCGCCGACGCCGAGGGCATACCCGCGACCGTCCTCGACGCCTACAAGAAGGCCGAGGCCGCGCTCGCCCGTGACAAGGCGGCCTGCCATCTGACCTGGCAGATGCTCGCCGCCATCGGCAAGGTCGAGTCGGGCCAGGCCAACGGCGGCCGGGTCGACGCCAACGGCACCACGCTCTCCCCGATCCTCGGCCCGGTCCTCAACGGCGTCGGCTTCGCCAACATCTCCGACACCGACCACGGCCTCTACGACGGCGACTCGGTCCACGACCGCGCCGTCGGCCCCATGCAGTTCATCCCCTCCACCTGGGCGACCTCCGGCCGCGACGGCAACGGCGACGGCGTCAAGGACCCCAACAACATCTACGACGCCTCGCTCGCCACCGGTTACTACCTCTGCGGCAACCGTGACCTCTCCGTCCAGGCCAAACTGGACCAGGCGATCCTCAGCTACAACCACTCCCAGGAATACCTGAGCACCGTCCTGTCGTGGTTCGAGTTCTACAAGCGCGGCTCGCACGAGATCCCCAACGGCACGGGCGTGCTCCCCGGCAACCGCAGCGACCTCCCCGGCCGCAGGCCGTCCGGCACGGGAACCGGCACCGGCCCGACGCCGACCCCGTCGCCCACGCCGTCGACGCACACCCCGAGCCCGACACCCAAGCCGTCCAAGCCCGGCCCGAAGCCGACGCACCCGGAGCCCTCGAAGCCCACCCCGGGCGACTCGGGCTCGCCCAAGCCGCTCCCGCCGACGCAGGCGCGCACCTTCGAGGACGCGGGCACCGAGTCCCTGACCGCCACGGCGGGCTCCGCCTTCGGCGAGCAGGCCAAGGTACGGGTCAAGGACCAGCTGGGCCGCCCGATGGCCAAGGCCACCGTGCGCTTCCAGATCGCCGGGTCCACCGACGCCAAGTTCCCGGGCGGCGCCACCGAGGTCACCGTCACCACCGGCGCCGACGGCCGGGCCACCGCGCCCGCCCTCCGGGCCGGCGAGCAGACCGGCACCTTCACGCTCCGGGCGACCGTCGTCGGCACCGCGCTGCCGGAGCTCAAGTGGACCGCGACCGTCGAGGCCCGTCAGGCGGACACGCTCGCGCGCACCGACAGCAAGGAACTGACGGCCGCCCCCGGCGCCGAGTTCGCCAACTACGTCGAGGTCAAGGCCACCCGCAAGGGAGCCGTCGTCCCCGGCATCGGCGTGAGCGCCGCGATGATCGTCACCCCGGAGAAGGCCGCCCCCGGCGCCGCCGCGGCGGACCCCAAGGTCAACGACAAGGGCCCCTACTTCAAGGACGACAAGGGCAACCCGATCCGGACCCTGAAGGACCTGAAGACCGACGCGGACGGTGTCCTCCGGCTGCCCAAGATCTACGCGGACGGCCAGACCGGCACCTTCGTCCTGCGCCTCACCACCCCGGGCGGCGCCACCCTCGACATCCAGCTCAAGGTGGCCTGA
- a CDS encoding SPW_0924 family protein encodes MRALIAAAIGLAAALALVLTISAIGGPEGTTSPHPLLTTVPTAPGAIPPAK; translated from the coding sequence ATGCGCGCCCTCATCGCCGCCGCCATCGGGCTCGCCGCCGCCCTCGCCCTCGTCCTGACCATCTCCGCGATCGGCGGCCCCGAGGGCACCACCTCGCCCCACCCCCTGCTCACCACCGTCCCCACCGCCCCCGGAGCCATACCGCCCGCCAAGTAG